In Candidatus Hydrogenedens sp., the DNA window ACTTAGTAAAGTTCCACTTGATACTCTCACTAAAAGGGGCATTATCTTCAGAGGTGAGGAACTTATATAAGGGACAAATGTCAGCCCCATCAACAGAGACTTTCTCAAATACAGGAAACGTTATTTTATAGTTAATTTCGCAAAATGTTTTAATTTCTTCACTGCTTCCTGGCTCCTGATTCATAAAATTGTTTGCAGGAAAGGCAAGAATAACAAATCCCTTATCTTTATACTTCTGATATATACTTTCAAGTTGTTTATATTGTGGAGTAAAACCACATTTTGATGCTGTATTAACAATCATAACCACCTTACCTTTATATTGGGCTAAATCTATCTCTTCCCCACTAATGGACTTAACCTTAAATTTTAGTGGAGTATCCTTACTTCTTTGTTCTGCGGAAATGTTTTTTTGAGGTATTAAACCCAAAACAAACGAAACAAATAAACTAATAATGAAACGGTATAGTAAATAAATATTTCTCATATCTTTTTCCTTTCTTGGTTTGTGTTATTTGAAATCCGCTATGTTTAACAAATTTACTTAAAATAATATTTCGATAGATAGATAAACAAGTATTATAAGTAAAGCACTTTAATAATGTATGATATAAAATATAAGGATAAAAAATGAGGGTGTAAATATGAAACAAGATTCCAAGAAAAAAGTAATACATTTTATAGGACATGCTCATATAGACCCTGTGTGGTTATGGAGGTGGACGGAAGGGTTTACCGAAGTTAGAAGCACATTTTCAAGTGTATTAAATCTGATGGAAGAGTTCCCACAGTTAACCTTTACTGCTGGAAGTTCTTTCTTTTATGAGTGCATCATGAATACAGCACCAGGACTATTTGAAAAAATAAAAAAGAGAGTAGATGAAAAACGTTGGGAAATTGCCGGTAGTTTTTATGTTGAACCTGATTGTAATTTGCCATGTGGTGAATCCTTTGTCCGACATGGTTTGTATTCCCAGAAATTTTTTCAAAAAGTGTTTAAGAAAAAAGCAGTAGTAGCATTTGCCCCTGACAGTTTTGGCCATGCTGGAACACTACCCCAAATATTCTCAAAACTGGGAATTAAATATTATGTTTATATGCGTCCTTCCCCAGACACGGAAAAAGAATACCCCGAGGGAACTACGTTCCGTTGGTACTCTAATGACGGTTCTTCTGTGATTGCATCTGTAATACCAGAAAGCTATGGTGGAGAAACGGATGAAGTAATGAGAAAAGTTAATAACATCACTAAATATAAATATTGGAATAAAAACCAAACCGATTTTCTGTGCTTTTTGGGTGTATGCAATCATGGTGGCGGTCCAACACGAAATACAATAGAAACCATTATAAAACGACAAAAAGAACTTAATAGATATGCATTCTACTTCTCAACCCTTGAAAATTATTTTGAAAAACTATTAAAACATACAAAGAAAATCCCATCTATACATGGGGAACTACAGCATCATGCCAGAGGTTGTTATAGCGTCCTCACAGAGATTAAAAAGTTAAATCGTCAAAC includes these proteins:
- a CDS encoding glutathione peroxidase, with product MRNIYLLYRFIISLFVSFVLGLIPQKNISAEQRSKDTPLKFKVKSISGEEIDLAQYKGKVVMIVNTASKCGFTPQYKQLESIYQKYKDKGFVILAFPANNFMNQEPGSSEEIKTFCEINYKITFPVFEKVSVDGADICPLYKFLTSEDNAPFSESIKWNFTKFLIGKDGKTVARFEPKVKPDDSSVIEVIERELDKK